A window of the Streptomyces finlayi genome harbors these coding sequences:
- a CDS encoding MFS transporter has protein sequence MTMDSCNTVFGKEQVKRARIAVAAVFTVHGAVTGSFATRVPWIQDHASVSAGQLGLALAFPAIGASLSMPLAGRISHRLGARTALRGLLLLWTLALVLPALAPNLVTLCAALFVYGATAGMSDVAMNALGVEVENRLDKSIMSGLHGMWSVGALIGSAAGTVAAHLGTDARLHHTIAALALTALGLIACQGVLDLRSEADEEPPPRFTLPPKSALIIGAVGFCAVFAEGASLDWSAVYLKEIMGSSAGLAAASTTAFALTMAVARIAGDKVVDRFGAVRTVRVGGVLATAGGLLVVVAPNAALALGGFGLLGLGVAVVVPLAFAAAGRSGPNPSQAIAGVATITYTSGLIAPSMIGSLAEATSLIVSFGLVTVLAFGLVLGAGVLRGADRVSTGGGAPDPSPAKAGTGT, from the coding sequence ATGACGATGGATTCCTGCAACACGGTCTTCGGCAAGGAGCAGGTGAAGCGGGCCAGGATCGCGGTCGCCGCGGTCTTCACGGTGCACGGGGCGGTGACCGGGAGCTTCGCCACCCGGGTGCCGTGGATCCAGGACCACGCCTCGGTGAGCGCGGGTCAGCTCGGCCTCGCCCTCGCCTTCCCGGCCATCGGCGCCTCGCTGTCGATGCCCCTGGCGGGCCGGATCAGTCACCGCTTGGGGGCCAGGACCGCGCTGCGCGGCCTGCTGCTGCTGTGGACGCTGGCGCTGGTCCTGCCGGCCCTGGCCCCGAACCTCGTGACGCTCTGCGCGGCGCTCTTCGTGTACGGCGCGACGGCAGGGATGTCGGACGTGGCGATGAACGCGCTCGGGGTGGAGGTGGAGAACCGGCTGGACAAGTCGATCATGTCGGGGCTGCATGGGATGTGGAGCGTCGGCGCCCTGATCGGTTCGGCCGCGGGCACGGTCGCCGCCCACCTCGGCACCGACGCCAGGCTGCACCACACCATCGCCGCCCTCGCGCTCACGGCACTCGGGCTGATCGCCTGTCAGGGGGTCCTTGATCTCCGGAGCGAGGCGGACGAGGAGCCGCCGCCGCGCTTCACCCTGCCGCCGAAGTCGGCGCTGATCATCGGCGCGGTGGGCTTCTGCGCGGTGTTCGCGGAGGGGGCGAGCCTCGACTGGTCGGCGGTCTACCTCAAGGAGATCATGGGCAGTTCCGCCGGGCTGGCCGCCGCGTCCACGACGGCGTTCGCGCTGACGATGGCCGTGGCCAGGATCGCCGGTGACAAGGTCGTGGACCGCTTCGGAGCGGTCAGGACGGTCCGGGTCGGCGGCGTACTCGCGACGGCGGGCGGGCTCCTCGTGGTGGTGGCACCGAACGCCGCCCTGGCCCTGGGCGGCTTCGGACTGCTCGGCCTCGGCGTCGCCGTCGTCGTCCCGCTGGCGTTCGCCGCCGCGGGGCGCAGCGGGCCCAACCCGAGCCAGGCGATCGCCGGTGTCGCCACCATCACGTACACCTCCGGGCTCATCGCTCCCTCCATGATCGGCTCGCTGGCCGAGGCGACCTCGCTGATCGTCTCGTTCGGCCTGGTGACGGTACTGGCCTTCGGCCTGGTGCTGGGCGCGGGCGTGCTCCGCGGGGCCGACCGCGTGTCCACGGGCGGCGGCGCCCCGGACCCTTCACCGGCGAAGGCCGGGACGGGGACCTGA
- a CDS encoding uracil-xanthine permease family protein: MGGLGVRWTLHGDGKTPAPGAVVRPDERLSWPRTFGLGAQHVVAMFGASFVAPVLMGLDPNLAIMMSGVATVIFLLATKGRVPSYLGCSLSFVGVAATIRASGGSSATITGAVLVVGAVLFLVGLAVQRFGARIIHAAMPPVVTGAVVMLIGFNLAPVTASTYWPQDQWTALLVMLFTGLAVVCLRGFFSRIAIFLGLVFGYLLSWALDAVFGKIHSPAGGAEAVDHWRLDLSAVSHADWIGLPSFHAPSFEWSAILVALPVVIALVAENAGHVKAVGEMTGDSLDDKLGTAIAADGAASMLSTAVGGPPNTTYSENIGVMAATRVYSTAAYWAAACFALLFGLCPKFGAVVAAIPGGVLGGITVILYGMIGLLGAQIWTNAKVDLRNPLNLVPAAAGIIIGVGGVSLKITDSFELSGIALGTIVVITGYHVLRAFAPDHLKTQEPLLDSGTSTYDEEKPAAKG, translated from the coding sequence ATGGGCGGCCTCGGCGTGCGCTGGACCTTGCACGGCGACGGGAAGACCCCCGCGCCGGGGGCCGTGGTGCGCCCCGACGAGCGGCTCTCCTGGCCCCGTACGTTCGGCCTGGGCGCCCAGCACGTGGTGGCCATGTTCGGCGCCTCGTTCGTCGCGCCGGTGCTGATGGGCCTGGACCCGAACCTCGCGATCATGATGTCCGGTGTCGCGACGGTGATCTTCCTGCTGGCGACGAAGGGCAGAGTGCCCAGCTATCTCGGCTGCTCGCTCTCCTTCGTCGGTGTCGCCGCGACGATCCGGGCGAGCGGCGGCAGCAGTGCGACCATCACGGGCGCGGTCCTCGTGGTCGGTGCGGTGCTGTTCCTGGTGGGCCTCGCGGTCCAGCGGTTCGGCGCCCGGATCATCCACGCCGCGATGCCGCCGGTGGTCACCGGCGCGGTCGTCATGCTGATCGGTTTCAACCTGGCGCCCGTGACGGCGTCGACGTACTGGCCGCAGGACCAGTGGACGGCGCTCCTGGTGATGCTGTTCACCGGTCTGGCCGTGGTCTGCCTGCGTGGATTCTTCTCCCGGATCGCGATCTTCCTCGGCCTGGTCTTCGGTTACCTGCTGTCCTGGGCGCTCGACGCCGTCTTCGGGAAGATCCACTCCCCGGCGGGCGGCGCCGAGGCCGTCGACCACTGGCGGCTGGACCTCTCCGCCGTCTCGCACGCCGACTGGATCGGGCTGCCGTCCTTCCACGCCCCCAGCTTCGAATGGTCCGCGATCCTGGTGGCCCTGCCCGTCGTGATCGCCCTGGTCGCGGAGAACGCCGGCCATGTGAAGGCCGTCGGCGAGATGACCGGTGACTCGCTCGACGACAAGCTGGGCACGGCCATCGCGGCCGACGGCGCCGCCTCCATGCTCTCCACCGCTGTGGGCGGGCCGCCGAACACCACGTACTCCGAGAACATCGGCGTGATGGCCGCGACACGGGTCTACTCCACCGCCGCCTACTGGGCCGCCGCCTGTTTCGCCCTGCTCTTCGGTCTCTGCCCCAAGTTCGGCGCGGTCGTCGCCGCCATCCCCGGCGGTGTCCTCGGCGGGATCACCGTCATCCTGTACGGCATGATCGGCCTCCTCGGCGCCCAGATCTGGACGAACGCCAAGGTCGATCTCCGCAACCCGCTCAACCTCGTGCCGGCCGCGGCCGGCATCATCATCGGCGTCGGCGGCGTCAGTCTGAAGATCACCGACAGCTTCGAACTGAGCGGCATCGCGCTCGGCACCATCGTCGTGATCACCGGCTATCACGTGCTGCGGGCCTTCGCGCCGGACCACCTGAAGACCCAGGAACCCCTGCTGGACTCGGGCACCTCCACCTACGACGAGGAGAAGCCCGCCGCGAAGGGCTGA